The following proteins come from a genomic window of Rutidosis leptorrhynchoides isolate AG116_Rl617_1_P2 chromosome 10, CSIRO_AGI_Rlap_v1, whole genome shotgun sequence:
- the LOC139871756 gene encoding 3-hydroxyisobutyryl-CoA hydrolase-like protein 1, mitochondrial: protein MLQSVTRRQRGVENCYRNLFNQFKQKITTKPYSNTNGSNTNGSSNNNHSLIGDPDSVVLVERNAYSRTVTLNRPSFLNALNTSMVNRLHKLYRSWEDAPDIGFVIMKGSGRGFCAGGDIVALHNMIKKGNFEECKHFFWTLYRFISYLGTYTKPQVAILDGVTMGGGAGVSIPANFRVVTDTTAFATPETSIGLHPDAGASFHLSRLPGYLGEYLGLTGNWLNGAEMIACGLATHYSHSNNVPVIEERLKNLKTDDPSVIETCLENYCDYTDPDKNSVLERMKTIDQCFCHDTVEKIIDALEYEAARSCDQWCSLMLKKLKCASPLSLKVSLRSIRESRYQSLDQCLIREYRLTSRAVSGQISNDFCEGVRARMVDKDFAPKWDPPSLEHVSEDMVDAYFSLLGAFEPELEFPMQQPEQPHKHIQIK, encoded by the exons ATGCTGCAGAGCGTCACGAGAAGACAGCGTGGCGTTGAAAACTGCTATCGAAATTTATTCAATCAATTCAAACAAAAAATAACAACAAAACCTTATAGCAATACCAATGGCAGCAATACCAATGGCAGCAGCAACAACAATCATTCGCTCATCGGTGATCCTGATTCTGtt GTTTTAGTGGAACGCAATGCGTATTCGAGAACTGTGACTCTGAACAGACCGTCGTTTCTTAATGCGCTCAACACTTCTATG GTAAACAGGTTGCATAAACTATATAGAAGTTGGGAAGATGCCCCTGATATAGGTTTTGTGATAATGAAG GGTAGTGGCAGAGGTTTTTGTGCTGGTGGGGATATCGTCGCCCTCCATAATATGATAAAAAAAG GCAATTTTGAAGAATGCAAACATTTCTTTTGGACTCTATATAGATTTATATCCTATCTAGGTACATACACGAAGCCACAG GTGGCTATCTTGGATGGGGTAACTATGGGTGGAGGGGCTGGAGTTTCCATACCAGCAAATTTCAGGGTTGTAACTGATACAACT GCTTTTGCTACACCTGAAACGTCAATTGGCCTTCATCCTGATGCGGGAGCTTCTTTTCACCTGTCACGACTTCCCGGTTATTTAG GGGAGTATTTAGGTCTAACTGGAAACTGGCTCAATGGAGCAGAAATGATTGCGTGTGGGCTTGCGACACATTATTCTCACAGCAAT AATGTTCCGGTAATTGAAGAACGACTCAAGAATTTAAAAACTGATGATCCTTCTGTCATTGAAACTTGTTTAGAAAACTACTGTGACTATACGGATCCAGATAAAAACAGTGTTCTCGAGAG GATGAAAACTATTGATCAATGTTTCTGCCATGATACTGTTGAAAAAATCATTGATGCCTTG GAATATGAAGCTGCAAGATCTTGCGACCAGTGGTGCTCTCTGATGTTGAAGAAATTAAAATGCGCTTCACCTTTGAGTTTGAAGGTTTCATTGAGATCA ATTCGAGAATCGCGGTATCAGAGTCTTGATCAGTGCCTGATTCGAGAATACCGGCTGACATCACGAGCTGTTTCAGGCCAGATATCAAATGACTTTTGTGAG GGTGTTCGAGCACGGATGGTGGATAAAGATTTTGCACCCAAG TGGGACCCACCAAGCTTGGAGCACGTGTCAGAGGATATGGTGGATGCGTACTTTTCTCTGTTGGGTGCTTTTGAGCCTGAACTAGAGTTCCCTATGCAACAGCCCGAGCAACCCCATAAGCATATACAAATTAAGTAG